The stretch of DNA GTCCGCGCAACCATCGGACGCCCGGTGACGATCGGCCCCTGCGCACGGCGCACGCCCGCGATGGATGCGGTGCGGTAGCCCTCGTGGTCAGCAACCCGCCGCGCCTCCCGCGCGATTCCACAACCCGCGGCATGCTCGCCGCGCCGTCAACGTCGTTGCATGCCGAGTCGAACGGCGACTTTACGGACGAGCGCCCTCTCCTCGGGCGAGCCGTCCTTGCGGACCGCCGCTAACGGGATGCATTCGCCGACACAGAGGCCTGTTACGCGCACGTCTCGATGCTGGAACACTCGGGGGCCGGGGTCGGGAGGGTCCGGTGCCCACCAGACACGAGCACCGCTACACGCATGGCTGCCACGCCCGTCGCACGTGCTCGTGCGCAACCGGGCCGTGGGCGTGCTCGTCGCCGCCGCCGCGACAACCCTGACGGTGCTGGCGGCCGTGGCGCACCATCGCCTGCTGGTGGTCGACCGGCCGCTGTCGGAGGCACTGCGGCGCGACGATCTGCTGGTCGTGATGAGGTGGATCACCGAGGCCGGATCGCCGACTTCCGCGGCGGTCTTGAGCCTGGTCGCTGCCGCGGCGCTCTGGCCGCTGTGCCGCGCCTTCGCCATGGCACTACCGACCACGGTGGCCGCGGGCATCGCGGTCGACCTGAGCCTCAAGGTCCTGATCGACCGGCCGAGGCCAGCGGATGTGGTGATCGGGACGGCGCTGGGGTCGTTCCCGAACGGTCACGTGATCCAGGCGACGGTCGTGCTCGGGCTGCTCGTCCCGGCGCTGTACCTGGTCACCGGCAGGATCGTCGTGTTCTGGTCATCGGTGGTGCTGTCCGTCGTCATGGTCGCAGGGGTGGCGTCGAGCCGCATCGCCCTCGGTGCGCACTGGCCCAGCGACGTCCTGGCCAGCATCCTCATCGCGGCTTCCCTGCTGATGCGCAGGGCGCGCAGCGTGGCCGGCAGGGCACGCAGGCGGACCAGCACCCCGCCGGTCTCCTGCGGGGTCTCGGACAGGAGCTCCCCGAAGTACTGGCGCTCCATCTCCGCGCCGGTCCCTCCCGGCATCTGCGCCGCCGCGCTCTTGAGGAGGTCGAGGTTGAGGGCGGCCCGGCCGCGGAACCGGCCGATCACGGCCAGGGGGGCGTCCAGCGGCTCGGGCAGTGCGGCGAGCTGGTCGAACAGCTCGCGGAACCCCTCTCCAGGATGGTGGTGCGGTCGTCGGCGTCGAGGGGAGCTGCCAGGAACAGCTCGTCGACGCGGCGGCGTGCCGTATCATTGATCGGCCGGTACGAGATCCGTCGTCCGCAGCTCGTCGATCAGGTCGGCCACCTGCGGGGAGGACACGAAGCGGCGGTACGCCGCGATGGTGATCACCCCGGTCGCGGGGACGGGCACCCCCGCGGCGATCAGCCGGTCGAGCGCAGCCGCCTTGCCACCCACCACGGTCGCGTCCGCGCCGTGGCCTGTCAGCTGGAGGCTGACGGCAGCCCCAGCCTCATCGGCGTCGGGGTCCTCGCTCTCCTGGTGCGCCGCCCCGCGGCGCCCCGCGCGGCGCGGTTGCCGGGCACGGCGGAAGATGGCGGTGTGGCCCTCGGCCGGATCGATGCGGCGCCGGTAAGAGGCGATCGCCCGGTCCGCCGCGATCTCGGGGCGCTGGCCGGTGCGGTCGGCGTGGTCCTGCAGCCAGACGGCGAGGTCCGCGCGCAGCGTGGTCGGCCGGCGGTGCCCCAGGCTGCGGCCAGCCCGACCAGCACCAGCAGGTCCGCCAGGGCGAACACCACCGCGAGGTCGGCCAGACCGCCGACGATCGCATCGATGAGCCCGACCGTCACCACCAGGGCCGTGACACCCAGCAGGAACGTGTCGGTCACAAGCCGCTGCATGCGCACCTCGCCAGTCTCAGACGCCAACGGCGCCGGTGACACTTGCCTTTCCAGTGCTGGCTCAACAGCGCCCCCCCGTCACTCCCTCCTGCCCGGCCAACGCGATGAGCCGGCGCGGGTCGATGACCTCGACGCCGCCATACCCGGTCGCGATCACGCCCTCGCCGACGAATTCGTGGAGCACGCGGTTGACGCTCTGACGTGTCGCACCCAACAGCGCAGCCATCTCCGCCTGAGTCAGATCGACATGTCTCCGCTCGTCGCCCGCCAGTTCGTCGGCGAGGAGCGCCAGGACGCGGTCGCGTAGGTCGCCGATCGTCAGGGCCACGATGCGGCGGTTGGCGTGCTCAAGCCGACGCACGGTGCTGGTCAGCCACCGCAGGGCAATCGCCGGGTGGGTGCCCAGCAGGTCGAGTAGGGCGCCATGCTCTATAACCAGCACGGTGGCGTCGCGACGCGCCACCGCTGTGTAGGGGGCCGGCATCTCGCACAGCAGGGGGATGTCCCCGATCACGCCGCCGGGGCGGTGAATGGCGACCAGGTGGCGGCTGCCGTGCCGCGGTAGGAACAGCTCGATCTCGCCGTGCTCGACGACGTAGGCCGCGTCGGCGACCTCACCTGCCGTCAGGAGCTTCTCGCCCGCACGCAACCCGACACGCTGCAGCGTGGTCGTAAGAGCCGCGACGTCCGAGACCGTGAACGGGGCCAGCTCCGGGCGACCGAATCGACGTGCCAACCAAGCCACATGCGTGGCCATGCCCTCCCGGCCGGTGGGCAACAGTCGGGAGATGGCTCCGCGGACGTCCACAGCGTGGCCCCTTCTGTCGCCGACCGATATTCAGGGAACCCGGCGGGCATGACACCTGTTCCTTTTCCTTCGGTGCGGGTGATCTGGGAACGAGCCACGCGGGGTTCCCGCGCCCGCGTGCCATTGGAGTTGGGCGGTACGGGAGTTTGGACTAGCCCTGGACCAGACCTGGACTGGACGCTGGCGAGCTCTGTTGCCACGGTGAGATCGACCCGCCGGACTGGCCGACAGCGTCGTGATGACCGCGATGTGAAGACAGGTGCTCACATGGGCATGGCGCGCACGCGCCAGACGTTCCGGATTTCGACGGCGCGATAATCGCCGACCGAAACCTCTCACCCGTGGACTCGCCCAACCCGCGCACATGATCCCCCCAACCACTTCGCGCACCGTCCGCCGTCATGGCGTTGAGGACGCGCGCGAGGCCCCCCGTGTGGCGTGGTCTCGGCTGCGACCAGCGTTGCAACTTTACGGGCATGCCTGCTTCGCGACAGCCACCGTGGATCTGGTCGGGACGTCATGATCCAGAGCGGAACACGAGAGGCAGCGCGTCGGGTGAGCCACCATCCGAGCCGTCGGGGCGCCAGTTCGTCGCAGCGTGCTGCCGCGCCGATGGCTGGAGTCTCAATCGTGCCACGGTCGTGGAAACATGATCTCGCGTCAGGTGTTCCCCGTTGGAGCCACCCCAGGAACGTCCGTGACCGAGCCGACGGAACTTGGCATTGACGGCC from Actinomycetota bacterium encodes:
- a CDS encoding phosphatase PAP2 family protein, whose amino-acid sequence is MRNRAVGVLVAAAATTLTVLAAVAHHRLLVVDRPLSEALRRDDLLVVMRWITEAGSPTSAAVLSLVAAAALWPLCRAFAMALPTTVAAGIAVDLSLKVLIDRPRPADVVIGTALGSFPNGHVIQATVVLGLLVPALYLVTGRIVVFWSSVVLSVVMVAGVASSRIALGAHWPSDVLASILIAASLLMRRARSVAGRARRRTSTPPVSCGVSDRSSPKYWRSISAPVPPGICAAALLRRSRLRAARPRNRPITARGASSGSGSAASWSNSSRNPSPGWWCGRRRRGELPGTARRRGGVPYH
- a CDS encoding Crp/Fnr family transcriptional regulator, with amino-acid sequence MATHVAWLARRFGRPELAPFTVSDVAALTTTLQRVGLRAGEKLLTAGEVADAAYVVEHGEIELFLPRHGSRHLVAIHRPGGVIGDIPLLCEMPAPYTAVARRDATVLVIEHGALLDLLGTHPAIALRWLTSTVRRLEHANRRIVALTIGDLRDRVLALLADELAGDERRHVDLTQAEMAALLGATRQSVNRVLHEFVGEGVIATGYGGVEVIDPRRLIALAGQEGVTGGRC